One genomic region from Nymphaea colorata isolate Beijing-Zhang1983 chromosome 12, ASM883128v2, whole genome shotgun sequence encodes:
- the LOC116265502 gene encoding uncharacterized protein LOC116265502 isoform X2, translated as MNDLCKNCKRPGHYARECPNVAVCNNCGLPGHIAAECSTKSLCWNCREPGHVASQCSNEAICHTCGKSGHLARACPAPPLPPGDMRLCNNCYKQGHIAADCTNEKACNNCRKTGHLARDCPNEPVCNLCNVAGHFARRCPKFQMMGDRVGAGAGTGAGGMGRGSAFRDVICRSCNQVGHMSRDCMGPMMICHNCGGRGHMAFECPSGRLIDRGPPRRY; from the exons ATGAATGATTTGTGCAAGAACTGTAAGCGTCCTGGGCATTATGCAAGGGAGTGCCCAAATGTTGCTGTCTGCAACAACTGTGGTCTTCCTGG GCACATTGCTGCTGAATGCAGTACAAAGTCTCTCTGCTGGAATTGTAGGGAGCCAGGCCATGTCGCAAGTCAGTGCTCGAACGAAGCCATATGTCATACTTGTGGAAAATCCGGCCACCTTGCTAGAGCATGTCCTGCACCACCATTGCCGCCTGGTGATATGAGGTTATGTAATAACTGTTACAAGCAGGGGCACATTGCTGCTGACTGTACAAATGAAAAGGCCTGCAACAATTGCCGGAAGACAGGCCATTTGGCACGTGATTGCCCTAATGAGCCAGTTTGCAATTTGTGTAACGTTGCTGGCCATTTTGCGAGGCGTTGCCCCAAGTTTCAGATGATGGGAGATAGAGTTGGTGCTGGCGCTGGCACTGGCGCTGGCGGCATGGGGAGAGGCAGTGCATTCCGGGATGTAATATGCAGAAGCTGTAATCAAGTGGGTCATATGAGTAGGGATTGCATGGGACCCATGATGATATGTCACAACTGTGGAGGCCGTGGGCATATGGCATTTGAATGTCCATCTGGTAGGCTTATTGATCGTGGACCTCCTCGAAGGTACTAA
- the LOC116265502 gene encoding zinc finger protein GIS2-like isoform X1 gives MSQSQSQSQSQSPRSSRSPSPRVHRRRNSGDRYSYRDAPYRREPRRISRMNDLCKNCKRPGHYARECPNVAVCNNCGLPGHIAAECSTKSLCWNCREPGHVASQCSNEAICHTCGKSGHLARACPAPPLPPGDMRLCNNCYKQGHIAADCTNEKACNNCRKTGHLARDCPNEPVCNLCNVAGHFARRCPKFQMMGDRVGAGAGTGAGGMGRGSAFRDVICRSCNQVGHMSRDCMGPMMICHNCGGRGHMAFECPSGRLIDRGPPRRY, from the exons ATGAGCCAGAGCCAGAGCCAGAGTCAGAGTCAGAGCCCTAGGAGCAGTAGGAGCCCATCTCCCAGGGTTCACCGAAGGCGTAACAGCGGCGATCGCTACTCCTACCGTGATGCTCCTTATAGAAGAGAACCGCGTAGAATTTCAAG AATGAATGATTTGTGCAAGAACTGTAAGCGTCCTGGGCATTATGCAAGGGAGTGCCCAAATGTTGCTGTCTGCAACAACTGTGGTCTTCCTGG GCACATTGCTGCTGAATGCAGTACAAAGTCTCTCTGCTGGAATTGTAGGGAGCCAGGCCATGTCGCAAGTCAGTGCTCGAACGAAGCCATATGTCATACTTGTGGAAAATCCGGCCACCTTGCTAGAGCATGTCCTGCACCACCATTGCCGCCTGGTGATATGAGGTTATGTAATAACTGTTACAAGCAGGGGCACATTGCTGCTGACTGTACAAATGAAAAGGCCTGCAACAATTGCCGGAAGACAGGCCATTTGGCACGTGATTGCCCTAATGAGCCAGTTTGCAATTTGTGTAACGTTGCTGGCCATTTTGCGAGGCGTTGCCCCAAGTTTCAGATGATGGGAGATAGAGTTGGTGCTGGCGCTGGCACTGGCGCTGGCGGCATGGGGAGAGGCAGTGCATTCCGGGATGTAATATGCAGAAGCTGTAATCAAGTGGGTCATATGAGTAGGGATTGCATGGGACCCATGATGATATGTCACAACTGTGGAGGCCGTGGGCATATGGCATTTGAATGTCCATCTGGTAGGCTTATTGATCGTGGACCTCCTCGAAGGTACTAA
- the LOC116265750 gene encoding phosphoglucan phosphatase DSP4, amyloplastic isoform X1, with translation MNCLQSVGHSRFSALPWPKRVDAHHRRTAVFNGFVGTGSLRVAAMKTSSNSRSSLYEDETEEQASSLDAKMTDLSDREEKSEIYSSNMTQAMGAVLTYRHELGMNYNFIRPDLIVGSCLQTPADVDKLRSVGVKTIFCLQQNPDLEYFRVDINAIQQYSKELNGIHHYRAEIRDFDAFDLRMRLPAVVSKLSKIVDINGGVTYIHCTAGLGRAPAVALTYMYWVLGYQLDDAHKLLQSKRPCFPKLDAIRSATADILVGQWKARVTFKWDGDDCSSVDISGLDIGWGQSIPLKFDEEQGAWLLERELPEGRYEYKYIVDGEWVYNSNELVTSPNMDGHVNNYIEVFNEDVNIEARQRRKKFMDGDAELTTDERKMIRQFLDSYKDDADLDEEEAEVRASATSDAIASGTIGVPDKA, from the exons ATGAATTGCCTGCAATCCGTTGGCCACAG CAGATTCTCTGCGTTGCCTTGGCCGAAAAGAGTGGACGCCCACCACAGAAGGACCGCGGTCTTTaat GGGTTCGTGGGAACTGGTTCCCTCAGGGTGGCAGCcatgaaa ACATCTTCCAACTCAAGGAGCTCTTTGTATGAGGATGAGACAGAGGAACAG GCAAGTTCCCTAGACGCAAAGATGACTGATCTAAGTGATCGAGAAGAGAAATCTGAGATATACAGTAGCAACATGACACAAGCTATGGGAGCAG TATTAACTTATAGGCACGAGCTTGGAATGAACTACAACTTTATTCGTCCAGACTTGATTGTGGGATCATGTTTGCAG ACTCCTGCAGATGTTGACAAACTACGAAGTGTTGGAGTGAAGACAATCTTTTGTCTCCAACAAAATCCTGACCTTGA ATATTTTCGAGTTGATATCAATGCCATACAGCAATACTCAAAGGAACTCAATGGTATTCACCATTATCGTGCAGAAATACG TGATTTCGATGCATTTGATCTACGCATGCGGCTTCCAGCTGTGGTCAGTAAATTGTCCAAAATCGTAGATATTAATGGTGGAGTGACTTATATTCATTGCACAGCTGGTCTTGGAAGAGCCCCTGCAGTTGCG CTCACGTACATGTACTGGGTTCTAGGCTACCAACTGGATGATGCTCACAAATTACTTCAG AGTAAACGGCCATGCTTCCCCAAACTTGATGCCATAAGGAGTGCAACTGCTGATATT CTCGTTGGTCAATGGAAGGCCAGAGTTACTTTCAAATGGGATGGTGATGATTGTTCTTCAGTCGACATTTCTGGACTAGATATTGGCTGGGGTCAG AGTATTCCTTTAAAATTTGATGAGGAGCAAGGGGCTTGGTTGCTTGAGAGAGAACTTCCA GAAGGGCGGTACGAATACAAATATATTGTGGATGGAGAATGGGTGTATAACAGTAATGAGCTGGTCACAAGTCCAAACATGGACGGACATGTCAACAATTACATTGAG GTTTTCAACGAGGATGTAAACATCGAAGCCAGGCAAAGAAGGAAGAAATTCATGGACGGTGATGCTGAACTCACAACTGACGAGAGGAAGATGATAAGGCAATTCTTAGATTCCTATAAGGATGATGCGGACTTGGATGAGGAAGAAGCTGAAGTACGGGCATCAGCGACCTCCGATGCAATCGCCTCAGGGACAATAGGCGTCCCAGATAAGGCCTAG
- the LOC116265750 gene encoding phosphoglucan phosphatase DSP4, amyloplastic isoform X2 — MNCLQSVGHRFSALPWPKRVDAHHRRTAVFNGFVGTGSLRVAAMKTSSNSRSSLYEDETEEQASSLDAKMTDLSDREEKSEIYSSNMTQAMGAVLTYRHELGMNYNFIRPDLIVGSCLQTPADVDKLRSVGVKTIFCLQQNPDLEYFRVDINAIQQYSKELNGIHHYRAEIRDFDAFDLRMRLPAVVSKLSKIVDINGGVTYIHCTAGLGRAPAVALTYMYWVLGYQLDDAHKLLQSKRPCFPKLDAIRSATADILVGQWKARVTFKWDGDDCSSVDISGLDIGWGQSIPLKFDEEQGAWLLERELPEGRYEYKYIVDGEWVYNSNELVTSPNMDGHVNNYIEVFNEDVNIEARQRRKKFMDGDAELTTDERKMIRQFLDSYKDDADLDEEEAEVRASATSDAIASGTIGVPDKA; from the exons ATGAATTGCCTGCAATCCGTTGGCCACAG ATTCTCTGCGTTGCCTTGGCCGAAAAGAGTGGACGCCCACCACAGAAGGACCGCGGTCTTTaat GGGTTCGTGGGAACTGGTTCCCTCAGGGTGGCAGCcatgaaa ACATCTTCCAACTCAAGGAGCTCTTTGTATGAGGATGAGACAGAGGAACAG GCAAGTTCCCTAGACGCAAAGATGACTGATCTAAGTGATCGAGAAGAGAAATCTGAGATATACAGTAGCAACATGACACAAGCTATGGGAGCAG TATTAACTTATAGGCACGAGCTTGGAATGAACTACAACTTTATTCGTCCAGACTTGATTGTGGGATCATGTTTGCAG ACTCCTGCAGATGTTGACAAACTACGAAGTGTTGGAGTGAAGACAATCTTTTGTCTCCAACAAAATCCTGACCTTGA ATATTTTCGAGTTGATATCAATGCCATACAGCAATACTCAAAGGAACTCAATGGTATTCACCATTATCGTGCAGAAATACG TGATTTCGATGCATTTGATCTACGCATGCGGCTTCCAGCTGTGGTCAGTAAATTGTCCAAAATCGTAGATATTAATGGTGGAGTGACTTATATTCATTGCACAGCTGGTCTTGGAAGAGCCCCTGCAGTTGCG CTCACGTACATGTACTGGGTTCTAGGCTACCAACTGGATGATGCTCACAAATTACTTCAG AGTAAACGGCCATGCTTCCCCAAACTTGATGCCATAAGGAGTGCAACTGCTGATATT CTCGTTGGTCAATGGAAGGCCAGAGTTACTTTCAAATGGGATGGTGATGATTGTTCTTCAGTCGACATTTCTGGACTAGATATTGGCTGGGGTCAG AGTATTCCTTTAAAATTTGATGAGGAGCAAGGGGCTTGGTTGCTTGAGAGAGAACTTCCA GAAGGGCGGTACGAATACAAATATATTGTGGATGGAGAATGGGTGTATAACAGTAATGAGCTGGTCACAAGTCCAAACATGGACGGACATGTCAACAATTACATTGAG GTTTTCAACGAGGATGTAAACATCGAAGCCAGGCAAAGAAGGAAGAAATTCATGGACGGTGATGCTGAACTCACAACTGACGAGAGGAAGATGATAAGGCAATTCTTAGATTCCTATAAGGATGATGCGGACTTGGATGAGGAAGAAGCTGAAGTACGGGCATCAGCGACCTCCGATGCAATCGCCTCAGGGACAATAGGCGTCCCAGATAAGGCCTAG
- the LOC116266240 gene encoding putative ribosomal large subunit pseudouridine synthase SVR1, chloroplastic isoform X1: protein MAAVAAVLLSPSCLSSSLSIAAGESSRLLSSFLPISHSVCVGLTKPISPLIIRASSSSASSSSSSSTQFNITFGHGSSKAPQNDAPTAPMQANPFLIPWIIRDENGNLKLQTTPPAHILNAMAAAETTTKKKTPRKEKPASKAAASSSEPKHSKAARRFYNENFREPQRLSKVLAAAGVASRRGSEELIFDGRVTVNGSVCKSPQTRVDHFRDVIYVNGNRLAKKLPPKLYFAVNKPKGYICSSGEKESKLVLSLFDEYWKSWAKTNPGTPKPRLFTVGRLDVATTGLLIVTNDGDFAQTLTHPSSQLTKEYIAAIEGNVNKRHLQAISEGTVIDGIHCRPDSVELLPAQPHNSRPRVRIVVHEGRNHEVRELVKSAGLKLYSLKRVRIGGFRLPPDLGLGKHVELKEADLKLLAGKPSKNA from the exons ATGGCGGCAGTAGCAGCGGTGCTCCTTTCACCTTCCTGTTTATCATCTTCCCTGTCAATTGCCGCAGGCGAATCTTCCAGgcttctctcctccttccttcccatCTCTCACTCTGTCTGCGTTGGTCTGACTAAACCCATCTCCCCACTTATCATCAGGGCTTCTTCCTCCtcggcttcttcttcttcatcctcgtCGACTCAATTCAACATCACATTCGGACATGGGTCCTCTAAAGCCCCTCAAAATGATGCACCCACCGCCCCAATGCAAGCCAACCCTTTCCTCATTCCGTGGATCATCAGAGACGAGAATGGCAACCTTAAGCTCCAGACGACTCCACCAGCTCATATCCTCAACGCCATGGCGGCCGCTGAGACTACCACGAAAAAGAAGACTCCCCGAAAGGAGAAGCCGGCTTCGAAAGCTGCTGCTTCTTCTTCGGAACCGAAGCATTCGAAGGCTGCTCGGAGGTTTTACAATGAAAATTTCAGAGAGCCGCAGCGCCTCAGCAAGGTGCTTGCTGCTGCTGGAG TCGCATCTAGGCGCGGCAGCGAAGAGTTGATCTTCGATGGTCGAGTTACTGTAAATGGGTCAGTTTGCAAATCGCCTCAG ACTCGCGTTGACCATTTCAGAGACGTGATTTATGTTAACGGAAATCGCCTTGCAAAGAAGTTGCCGCCAAAGCTTTATTTTGCTGTGAACAAGCCTAAGGG GTACATATGTTCAAGTGGGGAGAAAGAGTCAAAGTTGGTTCTTTCACTTTTTGATGAGTATTGGAAGAGCTGG GCTAAAACAAATCCTGGAACACCAAAGCCACGTTTATTTACTGTTGGTCGTCTTGATGTAGCTACAACAGGATTACTGATTGTGACAAATGATG GTGATTTTGCTCAAACACTTACCCATCCTTCATCACAATTAACAAAGGA ATATATTGCAGCTATTGAAGGCAATGTCAATAAACGCCACTTGCAGGCAATCAGTGAGGGAACAGTTATTGATGGAATTCATTGCAGACCTGATTCTGTAGAGCTTCTTCCAGCACAACCACACAATTCAAGACCTCGTGTTCGGATAGTG GTGCATGAGGGTCGGAATCATGAAGTTCGTGAACTTGTGAAAAGTGCTGGATTGAAA CTTTACTCTCTGAAGCGTGTCCGTATTGGTGGATTTCGACTCCCTCCAGATCTTGG TCTTGGGAAGCATGTGGAGCTAAAAGAAGCTGATCTGAAGTTGTTGGCTGGGAAACCATCAAAAAACGCTTAG
- the LOC116266240 gene encoding putative ribosomal large subunit pseudouridine synthase SVR1, chloroplastic isoform X2 yields MAAVAAVLLSPSCLSSSLSIAAGESSRLLSSFLPISHSVCVGLTKPISPLIIRASSSSASSSSSSSTQFNITFGHGSSKAPQNDAPTAPMQANPFLIPWIIRDENGNLKLQTTPPAHILNAMAAAETTTKKKTPRKEKPASKAAASSSEPKHSKAARRFYNENFREPQRLSKVLAAAGVASRRGSEELIFDGRVTVNGSVCKSPQTRVDHFRDVIYVNGNRLAKKLPPKLYFAVNKPKGYICSSGEKESKLVLSLFDEYWKSWAKTNPGTPKPRLFTVGRLDVATTGLLIVTNDGDFAQTLTHPSSQLTKEYIAAIEGNVNKRHLQAISEGTVIDGIHCRPDSVELLPAQPHNSRPRVRIVVHEGRNHEVRELVKSAGLKLYSLKRVRIGGFRLPPDLG; encoded by the exons ATGGCGGCAGTAGCAGCGGTGCTCCTTTCACCTTCCTGTTTATCATCTTCCCTGTCAATTGCCGCAGGCGAATCTTCCAGgcttctctcctccttccttcccatCTCTCACTCTGTCTGCGTTGGTCTGACTAAACCCATCTCCCCACTTATCATCAGGGCTTCTTCCTCCtcggcttcttcttcttcatcctcgtCGACTCAATTCAACATCACATTCGGACATGGGTCCTCTAAAGCCCCTCAAAATGATGCACCCACCGCCCCAATGCAAGCCAACCCTTTCCTCATTCCGTGGATCATCAGAGACGAGAATGGCAACCTTAAGCTCCAGACGACTCCACCAGCTCATATCCTCAACGCCATGGCGGCCGCTGAGACTACCACGAAAAAGAAGACTCCCCGAAAGGAGAAGCCGGCTTCGAAAGCTGCTGCTTCTTCTTCGGAACCGAAGCATTCGAAGGCTGCTCGGAGGTTTTACAATGAAAATTTCAGAGAGCCGCAGCGCCTCAGCAAGGTGCTTGCTGCTGCTGGAG TCGCATCTAGGCGCGGCAGCGAAGAGTTGATCTTCGATGGTCGAGTTACTGTAAATGGGTCAGTTTGCAAATCGCCTCAG ACTCGCGTTGACCATTTCAGAGACGTGATTTATGTTAACGGAAATCGCCTTGCAAAGAAGTTGCCGCCAAAGCTTTATTTTGCTGTGAACAAGCCTAAGGG GTACATATGTTCAAGTGGGGAGAAAGAGTCAAAGTTGGTTCTTTCACTTTTTGATGAGTATTGGAAGAGCTGG GCTAAAACAAATCCTGGAACACCAAAGCCACGTTTATTTACTGTTGGTCGTCTTGATGTAGCTACAACAGGATTACTGATTGTGACAAATGATG GTGATTTTGCTCAAACACTTACCCATCCTTCATCACAATTAACAAAGGA ATATATTGCAGCTATTGAAGGCAATGTCAATAAACGCCACTTGCAGGCAATCAGTGAGGGAACAGTTATTGATGGAATTCATTGCAGACCTGATTCTGTAGAGCTTCTTCCAGCACAACCACACAATTCAAGACCTCGTGTTCGGATAGTG GTGCATGAGGGTCGGAATCATGAAGTTCGTGAACTTGTGAAAAGTGCTGGATTGAAA CTTTACTCTCTGAAGCGTGTCCGTATTGGTGGATTTCGACTCCCTCCAGATCTTGGGTAA
- the LOC116265185 gene encoding dual specificity phosphatase Cdc25, with protein MARALSYISPAQLLAIQHLPKVAVIDVRDEERKYDGHIAGSLHVASGSFSENLPNLLAQVKAKDTVVFHCALSQVRGPSCARKFARYLENVNDDINIKEIMILEGGFNRWSDRRRPVCRCREVLCKGGSS; from the exons ATGGCGAGGGCTCTCTCCTACATTAGCCCCGCCCAACTGTTGGCGATCCAACACCTCCCCAAGGTTGCAGTAATCGACGTCAG GGATGAGGAGCGCAAGTACGATGGGCACATAGCGGGTTCTCTTCACGTCGCCAGCGGCAGCTTCTCAGAGAACCTACCCAACCTTCTTGCCCAAGTCAAGGCCAAGGACACCGTCGTCTTCCATTGTGCCCTCAGCCag GTTCGAGGTCCATCATGTGCAAGGAAGTTTGCTCGTTATCTGGAGAATGTCAATGatgacataaatataaaagaaatcaTGATTTTGGAAGGTGGGTTCAACCGGTGGTCCGATCGACGCAGACCAGTTTGTCGATGCAGGGAGGTCCTATGCAAGGGCGGGAGCTCATAG